A genomic segment from Bacillota bacterium encodes:
- a CDS encoding methionine gamma-lyase (catalyzes the formation of methanethiol and 2-ocobutanoate from L-methionine), which yields RQMQGGFGGMLSFELKGGLEAGINLMNSLELCSLAVSLGDAETLIQHPASMTHSPYPPAERLAAGITDGLVRLSVGIEDVDDIIADLKQGLDKL from the coding sequence CGACAAATGCAGGGTGGCTTTGGCGGCATGCTCAGTTTTGAACTGAAGGGCGGCCTGGAGGCCGGGATAAACTTGATGAATTCATTGGAGCTTTGTTCCCTGGCCGTCAGCCTAGGTGATGCAGAAACCCTCATCCAACACCCGGCTTCTATGACTCATTCCCCTTACCCACCGGCGGAACGGCTGGCAGCCGGAATCACCGACGGCCTGGTTCGGCTGTCGGTAGGCATCGAAGATGTAGACGACATTATTGCCGATTTGAAGCAGGGATTAGATAAATTGTAA